From one Macellibacteroides fermentans genomic stretch:
- a CDS encoding CDP-alcohol phosphatidyltransferase family protein, with translation MNDINKKEYEASLKSIETENKIDRIFYRPIGFKIACLLRNTGITPNMVTILSIFVGIGAGYLFYFGALYYTILGILLLIFANILDCVDGQLARLTGIKSEIGRILDGFAGDLWFTSIYVGFALRLMAEHGTPWFFALAVLSGMSHLVQANITDYYKTLHLFFLSKEKGAEFQTYSQVNAAYLAMKPGINRFFFFFYRGYTKMQEKVTPVLQQMLSSLKDKYKEDIPEDIRLAFRKKSRNLMRYIDLLTFNGRTIVMFIIVLTGEVWAYFLYEIIVLNIVLFISIKKHEKMCKSFL, from the coding sequence ATGAACGATATAAATAAAAAAGAGTACGAAGCATCGTTAAAGTCAATCGAAACAGAAAATAAAATAGACAGAATATTCTATCGTCCCATAGGCTTCAAAATAGCTTGTTTGCTTCGAAATACCGGTATTACACCCAATATGGTTACGATATTATCCATATTTGTGGGGATAGGAGCGGGTTACTTATTTTATTTCGGAGCTCTTTATTATACGATTTTAGGAATTTTATTATTGATTTTTGCTAATATATTAGATTGTGTAGACGGTCAGCTAGCTCGTCTTACTGGCATTAAATCTGAAATAGGTCGTATATTAGATGGTTTTGCGGGAGATCTTTGGTTTACTTCTATTTATGTAGGTTTTGCCTTGCGGTTGATGGCTGAGCACGGTACCCCATGGTTTTTTGCTTTAGCTGTTTTATCAGGTATGTCCCATCTTGTACAGGCAAATATAACAGATTACTATAAAACATTGCATCTGTTTTTTTTAAGTAAAGAAAAAGGGGCCGAATTTCAGACCTATAGTCAGGTTAACGCCGCTTATCTTGCAATGAAACCCGGAATAAACCGATTTTTCTTTTTCTTTTACAGAGGATACACAAAGATGCAGGAAAAGGTAACACCTGTCTTACAACAGATGCTTAGCAGCCTCAAAGACAAGTATAAAGAGGATATCCCCGAAGATATTCGATTGGCTTTCAGAAAGAAAAGCCGGAATTTGATGCGTTATATCGACTTGCTTACCTTTAATGGTCGTACAATTGTGATGTTTATTATTGTGCTGACTGGTGAAGTTTGGGCCTACTTTTTATATGAAATTATAGTACTGAACATAGTCTTGTTTATTTCCATCAAAAAGCACGAAAAGATGTGCAAATCTTTTCTATAA